The proteins below come from a single Molothrus ater isolate BHLD 08-10-18 breed brown headed cowbird chromosome 3, BPBGC_Mater_1.1, whole genome shotgun sequence genomic window:
- the TAAR1 gene encoding trace amine-associated receptor 1, with product MQLCCESVNGSCIRSSWSNSIRISMYIFMVCIILATVVGNLTVIISISHFKQLHTPTNFLILSMATVDFLLGFVVMPCSMVRSVEHCWYFGEFFCKIHSSTDIMLSTASIFHLSFIAIDRYYAVCDPLRYKSKINTFVIVVMVCISWMVPAAFAFGMIFLDLNLRGAEKIHNHVHCAGGCFLLFSETSGIVASIVSFYIPGFVMLCIYRKIYSIAKKQARSINAISRKKMQFEMKHHISFCRERKAAKTLGIIMGVFLICWTPFFFFTATNPFMDYMIPPVLMDALVWFGYLNSTLNPVVYAFFYLWFRRALKIILLGKVFQQDSSRTHLFSD from the coding sequence ATGCAATTGTGCTGTGAATCTGTAAATGGCTCTTGCATAAGGAGCAGCTGGTCAAACAGCATCCGTATTTCCATGTACATCTTCATGGTTTGCATTATTCTGGCCACAGTGGTTGGAAATCTGACAGTTATCATCTCAATATCACATTTCAAGCAGCTCCACACGCCTACAAATTTCCTGATACTTTCAATGGCTACGGTGGActtcctgctgggatttgtCGTCATGCCTTGCAGCATGGTGCGCTCTGTTGAGCACTGCTGGTATTTTGGGGAGTTCTTCTGCAAGATCCACTCAAGCACGGACATTATGCTGAGCACAGCTTCTATCTTCCATCTTTCCTTCATCGCCATTGACCGTTACTATGCTGTGTGTGACCCTTTAAGATACAAATCAAAGATAAATACTTTTGTCATTGTGGTCATGGTGTGTATAAGCTGGATGgtccctgctgcttttgcttttgggaTGATCTTTCTAGACCTAAACTTGAGAGGGGCAGAAAAGATTCATAATCATGTACACTGTGCAGGAGGatgctttctcctttttagTGAAACTTCAGGTATTGTGGCCTCCATAGTGTCTTTTTACATCCCTGGATTTGTTATGCTGTGCATCTATAGGAAAATATACTCTATAGCCAAGAAGCAGGCAAGATCCATTAATGcaattagcagaaaaaaaatgcaatttgaaaTGAAGCACCACATTTCAttctgcagagaaaggaaagctgcTAAGACTTTAGGCATCATAATGGGAGTGTTTCTCATCTGCTGGACTCCATTCTTCTTCTTTACAGCTACCAATCCATTTATGGATTACATGATTCCTCCTGTTCTCATGgatgctttggtttggtttggctaTTTAAATTCTACACTTAACCCAGttgtttatgcatttttttactTGTGGTTTCGCAGGGCATTGAAGATTATTCTGTTAGGAAAAGTTTTTCAACAGGACTCTTCCAGGACTCATTTGTTCTCAGACTAA